The DNA region TGGAGATCATGGAGATCGCCCACGGCCTGGGCGTCGAGTCGACCTCCACCATGCTGATGGGCACCGGCGAGACCAACGCCGAGCGCATCGAGCACCTGCGGATGATCCGTGACGTGCAGGACCGGACGGGCGGCTTCCGGGCCTTCATCCCCTACACGTACCAGCCGGAGAACAACCACCTGAAGGGGCGGACGCAGGCCACCCTCTTCGAGTACCTGCGGATGATCGCGATCGCCCGCCTCTTCCTCGACAACGTGGCGCACATCCAGGGCTCCTGGCTCACCACCGGCAAGGAGGTCGGCCAGCTGTCGCTGCACTACGGCGCGGACGACCTCGGCTCGATCATGCTGGAGGAGAACGTGGTCTCCTCGGCCGGCGCCAAGCACCGCTCCAACCGCCTGGAGATCATCGACCTGATCCGCAAGGCGGGCCGGGTGCCGGCGCAGCGCTCGACGACCTACGAGCACCTCGTCGTCCACGAGGACCCGGCGAACGACCCGGTCGACGAGCGGGTGGTCTCGCACATCTCCTCGATCGCGATCGAGGGCGGCACGGCGCACCCGGAGCTGAAGCTCCTCGACGCCAACTGAGGCCTGGGGACCGGATCACCGTGCTCACCCTGCACGCCGCCGAGGCCTCGCCCGAGACCGCCGTCCTCGTCGACGGGGCCCGCCTCGCGGCCGTCGGCCCGTACGAGGAGCTGGCCGCCGCCCACCAGGACGCGCGGCTGCGCCTGTGGCCCGGCATCCTGACGCCCGGACTGCTCAACCCGTACGGCCCCGAGCTGCTCGAAGGGACCTACCACCCGGATCCGCGCGAGGCCGACACGTACGGCACCGAGCCGATCGTCGGGGAGCGGGCCCGGGAGATCTTCCGCACCGACCCGGTACGGCTCGGCGCCAGCGCCCGGCGCGGGGTGCAGCGGCTCCTCGCGCACGGCACCGTCGCGATCGGCGGCGAGCTGCGCGGGCGGGCCGCCCAGGACGCGGTGCGGCGGGCCGGGCTCGCCGTCGGGCAGCGCCCGCCGAACCTCCCGGGCCCGCCGTCCCTGACGCCGGCCCCGCTCGTGCTGCTTCCCGCCCTGGCGGCGGGCGGCCCCGCGCGCTTCGCCGTCTTCGACGTGCGGGACCGCGCGGACCTGGTCCGCCGGGGCCCGGCCACCTGCGTGGCGACGGTCCTGGGCGGACGGCTCGTGTACCGGGCCCGCTGACCCGTCTGTCCCCCGTGCCCTGCGACAATGCGGGCACAACGTCATCCGGGACGCTCTGCCGACGAGCTCCGGCCGTACGACACAAGGTGAGGCGAACGCCAGTGACCCGCGCAACCCTGGACAAGCAGCCGCACGAGGTCGCCTCGATGTTCGACGACGTCGCGGCGAACTACGACCTCACCAACGACGTGCTGTCGCTCGGCCAGGACCGGCGCTGGCGCAAGGAGGTCGCCAAGGCGGTCGACGCGCGCCCCGCGCAGAAGATCCTGGACCTGGCCGCCGGCACCGCCACCTCCTCGCAGCCCTTCGCGCGCGCCGGGGCCTATGTCGTGCCCTGCGACTTCTCGCTCGGCATGCTGCGGGTCGGCAAGAAGAACCACCCGTGGATGCCGTTCACGGCCGGCGACGGCACCAAGCTGCCCTTCAAGGACGACGTCTTCGACGCCGTCACCATCTCCTTCGGCCTGCGCAACATCCAGGACACCGACCAGGCGCTGCGCGAGCTGTACCGGGTGACGAAGCCCGGCGGCCGGGTCGTCATCTGCGAGTTCTCGCACGCCACCTGGCGCCCGTTCCGCACGGTGTACGAGGAGTACCTGATGCGCGCGCTGCCGCCGATCGCGCGCGCGGTGTCGTCCAACCCCGACGCGTACGTCTACCTCGCCGAGTCCATCCAGTCCTGGCCCGACCAGCCGGCCCTCGCGTCCATGATGCGGAAGGCCGGCTGGGAGCGGGTGGCCTGGCGGAACCTGACGGGCGGCATCGTGGCGATGCACCGCGGGTTCAAGCCCGGGCAGTAGGCCTCAGGCCCTCACGGCGTCAGGGCTTCGCGTACATCCCGTAGCCGCCGACGCCCGTGTACACCGTGTCGGCCACCTTGCGGTGCACCTTCACGCCGTTCTCGGTGTCCGTCGGCGGGGTGCGCACGGTCGTGCCGGTGACCAGGGTGGTCGAGCCGCCGCCGTCCAGGTTGAGCGCGTCGATGAGGGCGAGCTCCTTGGAGTCGAGGATCTCCGCGAAGGTGCGGAGGTAGTCGCCGTCCTCGTTGGCCTGGCCGGTGAGGGTGATGAGCACCGGGTGGCCCTTGACGTTGGTGCCGAGCGCCGTGCGCGAGTCGGTGCAGATCAGGGCGGTGCCGTCGGCGCCCGTCGCCGTGCCGCTGCAGGAGTTGGGCAGCTCGACGGGGATGTCGCCGTTGCGCAGCAGCTGGTGGAAGGAGCTGACGACGTCGACGGAGGCGTCCAGCGGGATGTCCCGGCCCATCGTGACGTCACGGAGCTTCGTCTCGACCGTGGCCCGGTCGTCACGGACGAAGCGGCTGCGCAGCCACTCGGCCCCGGTGCCGATGCCCTGGAGGATCCGGCCGCCGGCCGGGACGGCGATGCCGCCGCGGCCCTCGTGGGCGTCGGTGACGGTGCCGTGGGCGTCGAGGACGACCTCGAAGCCGCTGTCGGTGGTGGCCGCGCCGTTCGGGTCGGTGCCGGGCGCGGGGACGGTGGCCCCGTAGTCGTCGGTGAACGCGACGATCTCGTTGGGGTCGGAGTAGACCAGGGGGCTGGAGCTCACCTTGACATCGAACTGGTCGCGCGCGCAGTGCGAGACGTGGCCGGGGGTCCGGTTGACGTCGTCGATCCGGATCGACTCGCCGGTGGTCGCGGTGAGCTTGATGTCGGTGAGGAGCTTGGTGATGTACGGGATGCCGTAGCGGATGACCGCGCCGGTGCTGCCGTTGCCGCCGCTCCAGCAACTGGAGCTGTGCAGCACGCCGTCGATGGCCGAGGCGCTGGTGTGCACCACCCTGCCGGACGGCTCCTTCTGGAACAGGCCGCCGTTGACGCCCGCGGCGGGGTGGCGCGCGGCGACGGTGGTGACCGCGGCGAGCTGGTCGACGACCGTCTCCGCGTTGGAGTCGGCGGTGCCGACGAAGCTCTCCAGGGTGGTCGCGCCGGCCGTGGGGTCGATCTCGACGATCTGGAGGATTCTGGCCGCGCTGCGGTTGTCGAGCGTGGTCTCGGTCCAGGTGGTGTGGGTGACGCCGGGGCCGAGGGCGACCGGGGTGCCCTGGGTCCAGCCGAGGGCGAGCCTGCTCGGCGGCTCCTCGACGGTGGGGGCGGCGGCGGCCGTGGTGGTCAGGGTGAGGGCGCTGACGGCGGCGGCGAGGGCGGCCAGCGGCTTCCGGTTCCTGGTCACTGGCACTCCGCGGTTCCGTTGACGAGCTCGTGCGAGCGGAAGGTGCCGGCGAACGGCGCCGGCACGGTGGTGCTGTCGCCCCGCAGCACGACGTAGGCGCCGTACTTCTTCAGGTCGGCCGGGTCGGTCCAGGTGCCGCCGAAGGTGGGCTCGGGGTAGAAGCACACGTGCTTGCGGGTGCGGTTGAAGACCGACTTCGGCGCGGCCTCGGTGCCGTAGCTGTTGCCGTAGTTCCCGGTGGCGGCGTCGGCCGAGGGCAGGTGGACGGTCATCGGGCCGCGGCCGTTGGGCTCCTTGAAGGTGCAGACCCGGTTGTCGGGGCAGCGCTCGTAGCCGGTGAAGCAGAGGGCCCGGGTCGGGACCAGCTTGTGGCCGCTGAGCGTGTTCACGAAGCGGGCGTCGCCGGTGGCGTACTCGTCGGGGGCGCCCGGCTTGATGGTCTGCAGTAGGCCGCCGTAGCCGGCGTCGACGTAGAGGCAGGCCCACTGCTTGGTGTTGTTCTTGGCGGAGAGCGTCTTGTCGTCCCAGGCCGGGTCGTACGCCGGGGTGTTCTGGGCCTCCGTGAAGTCGCGCCGCTCGCCGGTGCCGTTGGTGCCGCTGTAGAGGCACAGGGTGTTCGCCGGGCAGTCGTCGAAGGGAGCCGGTTCGGCGTTCGCGGGGAGCACGAGGAAGGCCGCGCTGAGCAGGGCGAGGAGCGCCGAGACCAGCGCCGCTCTTCGCGCGTGTGTGCGATGGATGGTCATGGACGACGATCTTGCCCTGAGGGGTGGCCCTCCCGACAGCGGGTTACGGGCCCCCATAGACTGCCCCGGTACGTCCTTTCGCCCCCTACCGTCGAGTCTTCGGGAGACCCCGCCGTGACCGAGCAGACCCTCTCCGAGCACAGCGCGGACGTGATCGTCGTCGGGGCCGGCCCGGCCGGTTCGACCACCGCGTACTACCTG from Streptomyces fradiae includes:
- a CDS encoding demethylmenaquinone methyltransferase → MTRATLDKQPHEVASMFDDVAANYDLTNDVLSLGQDRRWRKEVAKAVDARPAQKILDLAAGTATSSQPFARAGAYVVPCDFSLGMLRVGKKNHPWMPFTAGDGTKLPFKDDVFDAVTISFGLRNIQDTDQALRELYRVTKPGGRVVICEFSHATWRPFRTVYEEYLMRALPPIARAVSSNPDAYVYLAESIQSWPDQPALASMMRKAGWERVAWRNLTGGIVAMHRGFKPGQ
- a CDS encoding phosphodiester glycosidase family protein; amino-acid sequence: MTRNRKPLAALAAAVSALTLTTTAAAAPTVEEPPSRLALGWTQGTPVALGPGVTHTTWTETTLDNRSAARILQIVEIDPTAGATTLESFVGTADSNAETVVDQLAAVTTVAARHPAAGVNGGLFQKEPSGRVVHTSASAIDGVLHSSSCWSGGNGSTGAVIRYGIPYITKLLTDIKLTATTGESIRIDDVNRTPGHVSHCARDQFDVKVSSSPLVYSDPNEIVAFTDDYGATVPAPGTDPNGAATTDSGFEVVLDAHGTVTDAHEGRGGIAVPAGGRILQGIGTGAEWLRSRFVRDDRATVETKLRDVTMGRDIPLDASVDVVSSFHQLLRNGDIPVELPNSCSGTATGADGTALICTDSRTALGTNVKGHPVLITLTGQANEDGDYLRTFAEILDSKELALIDALNLDGGGSTTLVTGTTVRTPPTDTENGVKVHRKVADTVYTGVGGYGMYAKP
- a CDS encoding peptidase inhibitor family I36 protein — protein: MTIHRTHARRAALVSALLALLSAAFLVLPANAEPAPFDDCPANTLCLYSGTNGTGERRDFTEAQNTPAYDPAWDDKTLSAKNNTKQWACLYVDAGYGGLLQTIKPGAPDEYATGDARFVNTLSGHKLVPTRALCFTGYERCPDNRVCTFKEPNGRGPMTVHLPSADAATGNYGNSYGTEAAPKSVFNRTRKHVCFYPEPTFGGTWTDPADLKKYGAYVVLRGDSTTVPAPFAGTFRSHELVNGTAECQ